One window of Gemmatimonadota bacterium genomic DNA carries:
- a CDS encoding NAD(P)-dependent oxidoreductase encodes MKVLVTGAAGQVGCRLVRQLLDQNCEVRGTILSDDPARSRLDGVDIELREGDLTDLSYVKDAVEGVDAVIHTANLVGPHFELNNQINLQVTRACEGVADRLERYVYTSSSGVFPNNGENVPCAYHPVDELHPKRPDGEYSMSKYFGEVMAERANRETGLRYSIVRPSHVLSGTKILNQFSVARVVNLLKKSQERPGTELYMADGTELWHDIEAKAASPQQPCSITDEDGRPWLYQPQDARDIAHCLVCALNSGAALGESFNAGAPEPFPFTEGARLIGERRGVEPLEVRVPLQYMYDHAIGKAKSLIDYRPQGDLNAMIESAFACEEGATDYTWD; translated from the coding sequence ATGAAGGTTCTCGTTACAGGTGCCGCTGGACAGGTCGGTTGCCGGCTGGTGCGCCAGTTGCTCGACCAGAATTGTGAAGTTCGTGGGACCATTCTTTCCGACGATCCCGCGCGCAGCCGTCTCGATGGTGTCGATATTGAGTTGCGCGAGGGAGATTTGACAGATTTATCTTATGTTAAAGATGCCGTCGAGGGCGTGGATGCGGTTATTCATACCGCCAATCTCGTCGGTCCGCATTTTGAACTTAATAACCAGATCAATCTCCAGGTTACACGCGCGTGTGAGGGCGTTGCCGATCGGCTCGAACGCTATGTTTATACCAGTTCTTCGGGTGTGTTTCCCAATAATGGCGAAAATGTTCCGTGTGCTTATCATCCGGTGGATGAATTGCATCCCAAACGGCCGGATGGCGAGTATTCTATGTCCAAGTATTTCGGCGAGGTGATGGCAGAACGCGCTAATCGAGAGACGGGTTTGCGCTATTCTATTGTGCGTCCGAGTCACGTTTTGTCCGGGACCAAGATTTTGAATCAGTTCAGTGTTGCGCGCGTGGTCAATTTGTTGAAGAAAAGCCAGGAAAGACCCGGTACGGAACTCTATATGGCCGATGGGACGGAACTGTGGCACGATATTGAAGCGAAGGCGGCGTCTCCGCAGCAACCGTGTAGTATTACGGATGAGGATGGACGCCCCTGGCTTTATCAGCCGCAGGATGCCCGCGATATTGCCCATTGTCTGGTTTGTGCGCTGAACTCCGGCGCGGCGCTGGGCGAGTCGTTCAATGCCGGCGCGCCAGAGCCATTTCCTTTTACCGAAGGGGCGCGGTTGATTGGAGAAAGAAGAGGGGTTGAGCCGCTTGAGGTCAGAGTTCCCCTCCAGTACATGTATGACCATGCCATTGGCAAGGCCAAGAGTTTGATTGATTATCGTCCGCAAGGCGATTTGAATGCGATGATCGAGTCGGCTTTTGCGTGTGAAGAAGGCGCGACGGACTATACCTGGGATTGA
- a CDS encoding Gfo/Idh/MocA family oxidoreductase: MLKCAIIGVSGGRARGLAEAYQHVTHGKFAAISTRTEESLHAFGDTFDVDIRYLDYREMFEKEQPDLVHVNTPPSVRLEVFEAAENAGVPAVLVEKPIAIQGEDWRAIKNFTTTAKTKIAVNHQLHFHPRRQHLQNIVQEGKIGDIRFIEASCGMNLAYQGTHALQSIAAFHPDGIPTKVMGQASGTDGLEDTPKKHFAPDQCIGAIEYADGLRAQLISGPFAPRVTNEDRTNVHKRIAAYGTRGYVHWTMWSWETGIDGHIERGTHEYPDEDILGQAAMTDAMLQWIEDDAKVHPLNLDLALRDFNIILGIYTSALEHRPVKLPFEPADNLIDALRTRL; encoded by the coding sequence ATGCTTAAATGTGCAATAATCGGCGTAAGCGGCGGACGCGCACGGGGATTGGCGGAAGCGTATCAACACGTAACACACGGCAAATTCGCCGCAATCTCCACCCGAACAGAAGAAAGTCTGCACGCATTTGGCGATACATTTGACGTCGATATAAGGTATTTGGACTATCGGGAAATGTTTGAAAAAGAACAGCCAGACCTGGTACACGTAAATACCCCGCCCAGTGTGCGACTGGAAGTATTCGAAGCCGCGGAAAACGCCGGAGTACCCGCTGTCCTCGTGGAAAAACCCATAGCAATTCAAGGAGAAGACTGGCGCGCAATCAAAAACTTTACAACAACCGCAAAAACCAAAATCGCGGTAAATCACCAGCTACACTTTCACCCGCGCAGACAGCATTTGCAAAATATCGTACAGGAAGGAAAAATCGGCGACATCCGATTTATCGAAGCGAGCTGCGGCATGAACCTGGCGTATCAGGGCACGCACGCGCTACAATCCATCGCCGCCTTCCATCCAGATGGCATCCCCACAAAAGTAATGGGACAAGCCTCTGGCACAGACGGCCTGGAAGACACGCCAAAAAAACACTTCGCGCCCGACCAGTGCATCGGCGCAATAGAATACGCCGATGGCCTGCGCGCCCAACTCATCTCGGGACCATTTGCCCCGCGCGTAACAAATGAAGATCGCACCAATGTCCACAAGCGCATCGCCGCCTATGGCACGCGGGGATATGTACACTGGACCATGTGGTCGTGGGAGACAGGTATCGATGGCCACATAGAACGGGGCACGCACGAATACCCCGACGAAGACATACTCGGACAAGCGGCCATGACAGATGCCATGCTACAATGGATTGAAGACGACGCAAAGGTCCACCCTCTGAACCTCGACCTCGCCTTGCGCGACTTCAACATCATCCTGGGAATCTACACAAGCGCACTGGAACACCGGCCCGTAAAACTGCCCTTCGAACCAGCAGATAATCTGATAGATGCCTTGAGAACACGCCTTTAG
- a CDS encoding zinc-binding dehydrogenase, with protein sequence MKVAAIFGERKGGVIDVPDPKPKDNWALVKVHAAPMCTEYKGFTGGRKTTSLGHEAAGEVVEIAQPGRVSVGDRVAVMPQYPCGTCPLCISGDYIHCQQSANFAEFTGGEEGRATMAQYLLKPDWLLPKIPDDVSYEHGGMACCGLGPTFGAIQRMQINAYDTFMVTGLGPVGLGGVINSKHLGARVIAVDINPYRREKALELGADEAIDPLEENALQQIMDLTNGIGVDAAVDCSGAVSAHRLCIDAARRRGQVAFVGECGEETPLRISQDMIRKGITLVGSWHYNLKDVPKLMQVVRANTDKLNRMISHIFSLEDVQKAWELQTTGECAKVVLKPWG encoded by the coding sequence ATGAAAGTAGCTGCAATATTTGGTGAACGCAAAGGCGGCGTAATAGACGTACCAGACCCAAAGCCAAAAGACAACTGGGCACTGGTAAAAGTTCACGCCGCGCCGATGTGTACAGAATACAAAGGATTTACAGGCGGCAGAAAAACCACCTCTCTGGGACACGAAGCAGCCGGTGAAGTCGTCGAAATCGCCCAACCCGGGCGCGTATCAGTCGGCGACCGCGTAGCCGTAATGCCCCAATATCCGTGTGGTACATGCCCATTGTGTATCAGCGGCGATTACATCCACTGCCAGCAAAGCGCAAACTTCGCCGAATTCACAGGCGGAGAAGAAGGCCGAGCCACCATGGCGCAGTACCTCTTAAAACCCGACTGGCTACTCCCAAAAATTCCCGACGACGTCTCTTATGAACACGGGGGAATGGCCTGCTGCGGTCTGGGACCCACATTTGGCGCCATACAGCGCATGCAAATAAACGCCTACGACACATTCATGGTCACTGGCCTCGGTCCCGTGGGACTTGGAGGCGTCATCAACAGCAAACACCTTGGCGCGCGTGTAATAGCCGTAGATATCAACCCCTATCGGCGCGAAAAAGCACTCGAACTGGGCGCAGACGAAGCAATCGATCCCCTCGAAGAAAACGCCCTGCAACAAATAATGGACCTCACCAACGGCATTGGCGTAGATGCTGCCGTAGATTGCTCGGGTGCCGTATCTGCACACCGGTTGTGCATCGACGCTGCGAGACGGCGTGGGCAGGTGGCATTCGTGGGCGAATGCGGAGAAGAAACCCCCTTGCGAATCAGCCAAGACATGATCCGAAAAGGCATCACACTCGTCGGCTCCTGGCATTACAACTTAAAAGACGTACCAAAACTCATGCAAGTCGTCCGCGCAAACACAGACAAATTGAATCGGATGATCTCACATATATTCTCACTCGAAGACGTGCAAAAAGCCTGGGAATTGCAAACCACGGGCGAGTGTGCAAAAGTCGTATTAAAACCGTGGGGATAA
- a CDS encoding Gfo/Idh/MocA family oxidoreductase, with protein sequence MDKIRVAFIGCGNMSSQLQRCIPLVPEFEFVATCDLVEEKARSNARRFGALRYYTDYNEMFKHEDLHAVAVVGRPEDKLHRDIGIACLQQGYHIYTEKPPATTSEGAKMLVDASVAAGKTGMVGTMWRHAPAHQIARELMDDEAFGDACQYHTRYMAPGPRLQEMGSPFAWPFMLDQVIHPTDCMRFFMGQVSEVFALGSVDGASGTVSISVNLRYGNGGIGTMTLGTGPVLEAMIFVKGTNSQAIQVFETRKLRRYRVPTWLDSGGGYADTPTEEWDLNTAFHSVGRPGYLEEMQHWAQSLQAGTQPHSSLEDAYQNMRVLEAISHSVETSEVVQISA encoded by the coding sequence ATGGACAAAATCCGAGTTGCATTTATTGGCTGTGGTAATATGTCGTCGCAATTGCAACGGTGCATACCGCTGGTGCCGGAGTTCGAGTTTGTCGCTACTTGCGATCTCGTCGAAGAGAAGGCGAGATCAAATGCGCGCAGGTTCGGTGCACTCCGCTATTATACCGATTACAACGAGATGTTCAAGCATGAAGATCTCCACGCAGTCGCTGTTGTGGGTAGGCCAGAGGACAAATTGCATCGGGATATCGGTATTGCGTGTCTCCAGCAGGGTTATCATATCTATACCGAGAAGCCGCCTGCGACTACCTCTGAGGGTGCGAAGATGCTGGTCGATGCCTCAGTTGCTGCCGGTAAAACAGGGATGGTGGGCACAATGTGGCGGCATGCGCCTGCGCATCAGATTGCCAGAGAGTTGATGGACGATGAGGCGTTCGGCGATGCTTGTCAATACCATACCCGCTACATGGCGCCGGGTCCCCGGTTACAGGAGATGGGATCGCCTTTTGCGTGGCCCTTTATGCTCGATCAGGTTATCCATCCTACTGATTGCATGCGTTTTTTTATGGGGCAGGTCAGCGAGGTTTTTGCGCTGGGTTCTGTTGATGGTGCGTCTGGTACGGTGTCAATATCCGTTAATTTGCGCTATGGGAATGGTGGCATCGGTACGATGACACTCGGTACAGGTCCGGTTTTGGAGGCGATGATTTTTGTCAAGGGTACGAATAGTCAGGCCATTCAGGTGTTTGAGACGCGCAAGTTGCGCCGCTACCGCGTTCCGACATGGCTCGATTCTGGCGGTGGGTACGCCGATACGCCTACCGAAGAATGGGATCTCAATACCGCATTTCACAGCGTTGGTCGTCCGGGCTATCTCGAAGAGATGCAGCATTGGGCACAGTCGCTGCAAGCTGGCACACAGCCTCACTCGAGTCTTGAAGATGCTTATCAGAATATGCGCGTTTTGGAGGCGATTAGCCATAGTGTTGAGACGAGTGAAGTCGTTCAAATTTCCGCATAA
- a CDS encoding Gfo/Idh/MocA family oxidoreductase, with amino-acid sequence MDKPIRMAVVGVGRIGVFHARHVQELARETGVCDLVAVSDTYGDTASRVAAELQADQATEIHAFDDVSDLAAANLIDAALVASRTEDHERDARVLVDAGCRVLLEKPLTHSLASAEAFVADLNRDPRRKNALMLAFMRRFDAPLLRAKALLEQNAIGNVFKIVSVLEDPIPPPDGYNSAGLLSDMAVHNCDEILWLLGGPLPEYVAAFGSNLYNCTISTVEEDYDDAFLQMWFPGRTIGQVMVSRNHVAGYRNATWIYGDGGVIHVGHFQEDPHRVEVEAYGPDGVIYKESLPLRDYGSDVPVFITRFGESYKNELDYFITQCIDDAPFSVTHEDGLSAMRVAIAGGEAICAREDARKV; translated from the coding sequence ATGGACAAACCCATCCGCATGGCCGTGGTCGGTGTTGGGCGCATTGGCGTTTTTCACGCTCGGCATGTTCAGGAGCTCGCCCGGGAAACGGGTGTGTGTGATCTCGTCGCTGTGTCCGATACTTATGGCGATACGGCCAGTCGCGTGGCTGCAGAGCTTCAGGCAGATCAGGCGACTGAGATTCACGCATTTGATGATGTGTCTGATCTCGCTGCGGCAAATTTGATCGATGCTGCGCTTGTTGCGTCGCGCACAGAAGATCATGAACGCGATGCGCGAGTGCTTGTTGACGCGGGTTGTCGCGTGCTTTTGGAGAAGCCGCTGACCCATTCGCTCGCGTCTGCTGAGGCTTTTGTTGCCGATTTGAATCGGGATCCCAGACGGAAAAACGCGCTGATGCTGGCTTTTATGCGCCGGTTTGACGCTCCGTTGTTGAGGGCAAAAGCGTTGTTGGAACAAAACGCCATCGGCAATGTTTTCAAAATTGTTTCGGTGCTGGAGGACCCTATTCCACCGCCGGATGGTTATAATAGCGCGGGTTTGCTCAGCGATATGGCTGTTCACAATTGCGATGAGATTCTCTGGTTGCTCGGCGGTCCTTTGCCGGAATATGTGGCCGCGTTTGGGTCTAATCTTTACAATTGTACTATCAGTACTGTTGAAGAGGATTACGACGATGCTTTTTTACAGATGTGGTTTCCCGGTCGCACAATCGGTCAGGTTATGGTCAGTCGCAATCACGTTGCGGGATATCGCAATGCGACCTGGATTTATGGCGATGGCGGGGTGATTCACGTGGGGCATTTTCAGGAGGATCCGCACAGGGTTGAGGTGGAGGCGTATGGTCCTGATGGTGTGATTTACAAAGAATCCCTCCCTTTGCGGGATTATGGCTCCGATGTGCCCGTGTTTATTACTCGTTTTGGTGAATCTTATAAGAATGAACTCGATTATTTTATTACGCAGTGTATCGACGATGCACCGTTTAGCGTTACGCACGAAGACGGTCTCAGTGCGATGCGCGTTGCCATTGCCGGAGGCGAGGCGATATGTGCCAGGGAAGATGCGAGAAAGGTGTGA
- a CDS encoding phytanoyl-CoA dioxygenase family protein encodes MDEKTDNLQDTYEPGEYDPALYKYAHIAESVDGFEKVSDEHIAQFHAQGFLPIQSAYSSAQVNDGMAAVKELIAGQNREFRGVQFERGRAKQVKRSEGHARELLVRKLTRFVGFDPRLDAFGEDPQLIDILTRIMGEPPKLFANQAMLKPPGIGREKPWHQDHAYFNVPRHTCIVSAWVALDPADPENGCMHVIPQSHRAGPVVHFKRRDWQICDTDVARNHITAVALQPGGVLLWHGRLHHGSPENRSNRRRRALQLHYIPGSIEEISSEERLAVYGSEGKDVTC; translated from the coding sequence GTGGATGAAAAAACAGATAACCTGCAAGATACGTACGAGCCTGGCGAATACGACCCCGCGCTCTACAAATACGCCCACATCGCCGAATCTGTTGACGGCTTTGAAAAAGTAAGCGACGAACACATCGCGCAATTTCACGCACAGGGCTTTTTGCCAATACAGAGCGCGTATTCCAGCGCACAGGTCAACGACGGCATGGCCGCAGTAAAAGAATTGATCGCAGGGCAAAATCGCGAATTCAGGGGTGTACAATTCGAGCGCGGGCGCGCCAAACAGGTCAAACGATCAGAGGGTCACGCGCGCGAACTACTCGTGCGAAAACTCACCCGATTTGTCGGATTTGATCCGCGACTGGACGCATTTGGCGAAGACCCCCAACTGATAGATATTTTGACCCGCATCATGGGGGAACCGCCCAAACTATTTGCCAACCAGGCCATGTTAAAACCGCCCGGCATTGGACGCGAAAAACCCTGGCACCAGGACCACGCCTACTTTAACGTACCCAGGCACACCTGCATCGTCAGCGCGTGGGTTGCCCTCGATCCCGCGGATCCCGAAAATGGATGCATGCACGTCATCCCCCAAAGCCATCGCGCAGGTCCCGTCGTACACTTCAAAAGACGAGACTGGCAAATCTGCGACACCGACGTCGCCCGCAACCACATCACCGCAGTAGCCCTGCAACCCGGTGGCGTATTGCTCTGGCACGGGCGGCTGCACCACGGCTCCCCGGAGAATCGATCAAACCGACGTCGCCGCGCCCTGCAACTGCATTACATCCCCGGATCCATAGAGGAAATTTCTTCAGAAGAACGCCTTGCGGTCTATGGCAGCGAAGGCAAGGACGTAACGTGTTAG
- a CDS encoding phytanoyl-CoA dioxygenase family protein — protein sequence MLDLELIEPSEVDRAAAVFHRDGLAVVTDALTDDQFAFLVEGAHRVVAEQTSAVPLEKANRGFARYSFGSQIHHPEWAMLVDLPTILPIIEAIFNSNQFVCSGAGGDYSLPGAKIQHLHRDMPDLINDPEQRVTVMDVPVPFIVVNFPMIDFSVENGATRFIRGTHRSRQAIPGLEDEPEWMKNSVACAPSKSAIFRDVRCWHGGTPNMSRDVRIMTSVGYYAPWFRRPGRDGEMPRAIYDSLSERGKALCRSIVALD from the coding sequence ATGCTCGACCTCGAACTTATTGAACCGTCAGAAGTTGACCGCGCTGCCGCTGTTTTTCACCGGGATGGGCTTGCGGTTGTGACGGATGCGCTGACCGATGATCAGTTCGCTTTTCTTGTGGAGGGCGCGCATCGCGTCGTTGCAGAACAGACGAGCGCGGTTCCGCTGGAGAAGGCGAATAGGGGGTTTGCGCGTTATTCGTTTGGTTCGCAGATCCATCACCCCGAATGGGCGATGCTGGTCGATCTGCCTACTATTTTACCTATTATTGAAGCTATTTTCAATAGTAATCAGTTTGTGTGTAGTGGTGCTGGCGGCGATTATTCTCTGCCGGGTGCAAAAATCCAGCATTTGCACCGCGATATGCCCGATTTGATCAATGATCCCGAGCAGCGGGTGACGGTTATGGATGTTCCGGTGCCGTTTATTGTGGTTAATTTTCCGATGATTGATTTTAGTGTGGAGAATGGGGCTACGCGATTTATCCGCGGCACCCATCGCTCGCGCCAGGCGATTCCCGGTTTGGAGGATGAACCCGAGTGGATGAAGAATTCCGTGGCTTGCGCGCCGAGTAAGTCGGCGATTTTTCGAGATGTGCGCTGCTGGCACGGGGGGACGCCCAATATGTCTCGGGATGTGCGTATTATGACGAGTGTGGGCTATTACGCGCCCTGGTTTCGCCGACCTGGACGAGATGGCGAGATGCCCCGCGCGATTTACGATTCTCTGTCAGAGCGCGGTAAAGCGCTGTGTCGGTCTATTGTGGCGTTGGATTGA
- a CDS encoding Gfo/Idh/MocA family oxidoreductase, with translation MKLVVLSYSHHGRGMARTAHGLGHDIVGVMDGDAGPRQQLAEEFQCRGFESAGACLDACLPDAALVAGKHVEMPSHVQACVDRRVPYLLDKPFADCADRLRPVAEASEKYGVFSALVLPNRASRIVRVVKDMVADGSLGDLVLYSSRLNNGPPSRYDPTPSAWHNDPGISGGGCWAVEAAHGIDTFLQFVGDRRVSVVGAVMSNAMYSRGVEDSGIGVLRTDDGITGIVESGYSYPAGTRSGDHFFRFIGTKASVFEQYGRNGEPLIEVHTTEGVQFSEDISHGERMQRVMGKALDASREGNAFEPTIVDAVRILEIQDAVYAHARQGMMTHGPHPMGAQGL, from the coding sequence ATGAAACTGGTCGTTCTTTCCTATAGTCACCACGGGCGAGGTATGGCGCGTACGGCGCACGGTCTCGGTCACGATATTGTCGGTGTTATGGATGGCGATGCAGGTCCTCGGCAACAGTTGGCAGAGGAGTTCCAGTGCCGTGGGTTCGAGTCGGCGGGTGCGTGTCTCGATGCGTGTCTGCCAGATGCGGCGCTTGTTGCGGGGAAACATGTCGAGATGCCGTCTCATGTGCAAGCATGTGTGGATCGCCGCGTTCCCTATCTTCTGGATAAGCCGTTCGCCGATTGTGCAGATCGCTTGCGCCCCGTTGCAGAGGCTTCGGAGAAGTACGGCGTGTTTAGTGCGCTGGTGCTGCCCAATCGCGCGAGCCGAATTGTCCGCGTGGTGAAAGATATGGTTGCAGATGGTAGTTTGGGCGATCTGGTGCTGTACAGTAGCAGGTTGAATAATGGGCCTCCGTCCCGCTATGATCCGACACCGTCAGCGTGGCACAATGATCCGGGTATTTCCGGTGGCGGTTGCTGGGCAGTCGAGGCGGCGCATGGGATTGATACGTTTTTGCAATTTGTTGGCGATCGGCGTGTTTCCGTTGTTGGCGCAGTGATGTCCAATGCGATGTATAGCCGGGGTGTGGAGGATAGTGGTATTGGTGTGTTGCGGACGGATGACGGTATTACCGGGATCGTTGAGTCTGGTTATTCTTATCCGGCTGGTACGCGCAGTGGGGATCATTTTTTTCGGTTTATCGGTACAAAGGCTTCGGTTTTTGAGCAGTACGGTCGCAATGGCGAGCCTTTGATTGAGGTTCACACGACTGAGGGCGTCCAGTTCAGCGAGGATATTTCGCACGGCGAGCGCATGCAGCGCGTGATGGGCAAAGCGTTAGACGCGAGTCGTGAGGGCAATGCGTTTGAGCCGACGATTGTTGATGCGGTGCGTATTCTCGAGATTCAAGATGCGGTTTACGCCCACGCGCGACAGGGTATGATGACCCACGGTCCGCATCCGATGGGGGCGCAAGGTCTATAA
- a CDS encoding SDR family NAD(P)-dependent oxidoreductase: MSKTAVISGVGSGLGAALVRKFASEGYQVGLLARSPGYIQDLAEELLQEGVKALALPTDITDPQQVIQSFARVREELGPVDVLINHAGNASWKDFHELTLDEFELSWRVCAYGSFLCAKEVVGDMLSVGSGAILFTGATSSIRGRAGAIAFSSAKFAVRGLAWALARELWPKGIHVAHVIIDGVLDTPLLHERGDVEEGEPLMNIDAVADAYWRLVQQDKGAWGFEIDLRPHDEGFFE; the protein is encoded by the coding sequence ATGTCCAAAACGGCTGTTATTTCAGGGGTCGGCTCTGGTTTAGGTGCCGCGCTGGTGAGGAAGTTTGCAAGCGAAGGCTATCAGGTGGGGTTGTTGGCCCGGTCCCCCGGTTATATCCAGGATCTGGCCGAAGAACTGCTGCAAGAAGGTGTGAAAGCTCTGGCTTTACCCACGGATATCACCGATCCCCAGCAGGTGATCCAGAGTTTTGCCCGGGTGCGCGAGGAACTGGGCCCGGTTGATGTCCTGATCAACCACGCTGGCAATGCCTCCTGGAAAGACTTCCACGAACTGACCCTGGATGAGTTTGAACTGTCCTGGCGCGTGTGCGCCTATGGCTCCTTTCTGTGTGCCAAAGAAGTGGTCGGCGATATGCTATCTGTGGGTAGTGGTGCTATCCTTTTCACTGGTGCCACTTCGTCCATTCGGGGCCGGGCAGGTGCCATTGCCTTTAGCAGTGCCAAGTTTGCGGTGCGCGGTCTGGCCTGGGCATTGGCCCGCGAGCTTTGGCCCAAGGGCATTCACGTGGCCCACGTTATCATAGATGGGGTGCTGGATACCCCCTTGTTGCACGAGAGAGGGGATGTCGAGGAGGGTGAACCGCTCATGAATATCGACGCCGTGGCCGATGCCTATTGGCGTCTGGTGCAACAGGACAAAGGCGCCTGGGGTTTCGAGATCGATTTACGACCCCACGATGAGGGGTTCTTCGAGTGA
- a CDS encoding superinfection immunity protein yields MEILLLLAFYAIPTILAYASRHNNRASILVINLFLGWTVIGWIISLAMALTNNVEKRSTSNTNKLNKPKIAINPKPLYSAYTESQNDTRKSPHDLDRSIFPKHPLFKASAFFVVIFVGLIVIAALVETISERREGPDYSKIDYSETDKLIAQRRARTDSIDRELRKTDGSRSAAAYVAEGNNLNYDDIMTDARIKAKKIDQILHSDIYPPESKRITVTGHIVNTGQNKDQYGSDTVSMSILVGSKGYMGSFNHRESQKLFGQMAALVHSKAKGRQYKDIQITISGIPALEQVSSNYTLLQNCRFIAWHLK; encoded by the coding sequence ATGGAAATTCTACTTTTGCTGGCATTTTATGCTATTCCGACCATTTTAGCGTATGCGTCCCGTCATAATAATAGGGCTTCCATTTTAGTGATCAATCTATTTCTTGGATGGACAGTAATTGGGTGGATTATCTCTTTAGCTATGGCCCTTACAAATAATGTAGAAAAACGATCTACTTCTAATACTAATAAGTTGAATAAACCAAAAATTGCAATAAACCCAAAACCGCTGTACTCAGCCTACACAGAGAGCCAAAATGATACCCGCAAGTCACCTCACGATTTAGATCGTAGTATATTCCCTAAACACCCGCTTTTTAAGGCCAGTGCTTTTTTTGTTGTAATCTTTGTAGGACTTATAGTTATCGCCGCTCTTGTTGAAACTATTTCCGAAAGACGCGAAGGACCTGACTACTCCAAAATTGACTATTCTGAAACTGATAAACTAATAGCGCAGCGTCGGGCGCGGACGGATAGCATAGATCGTGAGTTACGTAAAACCGACGGTAGCCGTAGCGCGGCTGCCTACGTAGCTGAGGGTAACAATCTTAATTACGACGATATTATGACGGACGCTCGGATTAAAGCCAAGAAAATAGATCAAATTTTACACAGCGACATTTATCCGCCGGAGAGTAAGCGTATCACGGTAACAGGACATATTGTGAATACGGGGCAAAATAAGGATCAATACGGCAGTGATACTGTATCGATGAGCATTCTTGTTGGTTCAAAGGGGTACATGGGATCTTTTAATCATAGAGAATCTCAAAAATTGTTCGGTCAAATGGCAGCATTGGTTCATAGTAAAGCTAAAGGTAGGCAATACAAGGATATACAAATCACTATAAGCGGCATTCCCGCATTGGAACAAGTGTCAAGTAATTACACGCTACTTCAAAATTGTCGGTTTATCGCATGGCATCTCAAATAG